Proteins encoded in a region of the Bacillus thermozeamaize genome:
- a CDS encoding KamA family radical SAM protein: MMKTKYVTNIEKIPHLSEGEKKALKQVTEKFVFRINDYYLNLIDWSDPNDPIRKIVIPNVDELEEYGSWDASDEETNYVAKGCQHKYKTTALLLVSEVCGAYCRYCFRKRLFRADVKEVTSDVNDGIDYIARTPEINNVLLTGGDPLILATKKLQLILEKLRAIEHVKIIRIGSKMPVFNPMRIYEDQELLDVIRQHSTVDQRIYIMAHVNHPSELTEEAKRAFQSLHDAGAIVVNQTPVLKGINDDPVVLGALLDRLSWAGVTPYYFFVNRPVAGNRSFVLTLEEVYKIVEEAKARTSGLGKRVRLCMSHSSGKIEILAIENGKAYLKYHQSRDGEYGKFMVLDCPKEATWFDDLPGNEQYWKKTQESTNEV; this comes from the coding sequence GTGATGAAGACCAAGTATGTGACCAATATCGAAAAGATCCCCCACTTATCAGAAGGTGAGAAGAAAGCATTAAAACAGGTAACCGAAAAGTTTGTGTTCCGTATCAATGACTATTATTTAAATCTGATTGATTGGTCCGACCCTAACGATCCAATTCGAAAAATCGTCATTCCCAATGTAGATGAATTGGAAGAGTACGGCAGTTGGGACGCTTCGGACGAAGAAACCAATTATGTCGCAAAAGGCTGCCAGCACAAGTATAAAACAACCGCTCTCCTATTGGTCTCAGAAGTATGCGGAGCCTATTGCCGCTACTGCTTTCGGAAACGGTTGTTCCGTGCCGATGTGAAGGAAGTAACTTCCGATGTCAACGATGGCATCGATTATATAGCGAGAACTCCCGAGATCAACAACGTGCTGCTAACCGGCGGCGATCCGCTCATTTTGGCAACCAAAAAACTGCAGCTCATCCTTGAGAAGTTGAGGGCTATTGAACATGTCAAAATCATCCGCATCGGCTCAAAAATGCCGGTGTTCAATCCCATGAGAATTTATGAGGACCAGGAGCTGCTGGATGTGATTCGCCAGCATTCTACTGTGGATCAGCGGATCTATATCATGGCACACGTCAACCACCCGAGTGAACTGACGGAAGAGGCAAAAAGGGCTTTCCAGTCTTTACATGATGCAGGAGCCATTGTGGTCAATCAGACCCCGGTATTAAAAGGGATAAATGACGACCCGGTTGTCCTCGGCGCATTGCTGGATCGGTTGTCCTGGGCGGGAGTCACTCCGTATTATTTCTTTGTCAACCGGCCGGTGGCCGGAAACCGTTCCTTTGTCCTGACCCTGGAAGAGGTGTACAAAATCGTCGAAGAGGCCAAAGCCAGGACGTCGGGATTGGGGAAAAGGGTCAGGCTGTGCATGAGCCACAGTTCCGGAAAGATCGAAATCCTGGCGATCGAAAACGGCAAGGCATATCTCAAATATCATCAATCCCGAGACGGGGAATACGGCAAATTCATGGTTTTGGATTGTCCGAAAGAGGCAACCTGGTTTGATGACTTGCCAGGAAACGAACAATATTGGAAAAAAACGCAAGAATCAACAAACGAAGTATGA